The Flaviramulus sp. BrNp1-15 genome includes the window ATTACTTGCTGCAGAAGCTAATCGCCAGCCACTATTCCAAACCATTCCTGCTTGAATAATTGGATATTTTATATTGAATAACTCTGTAATTCTATTTGGCATAAATTTTTATTATGAAATGACTCCAGAACCTAATAATTCATCGTCTTTGTACCAAGCAACAAATTGACCTTCGGTTATCGCAGACTGAAATTCTTCAAATTCTACATATAAACCACTACCCACTTTATGCAATGTAGCATTTTCTAAAGCTTGTCTGTAACGAATTCTAGCTTTAACCTGCATAGTTTCGTCTGTATTTAAAGCCAAGTCTTCACGAACCCAGTGTAATTCTTCATTAGAAACAAATAAAGCCTTTTTAAATAAACCAGGATGCTCTTTACCTTGCCCCGTGTAAATTACATTTTCTTCAACATCGGTATCAATTACAAATAATGGCTCTACGGTTCCACCAACCGCTAAACCTTTTCTTTGGCCTTTAGTGAAATAATGCGCGCCTTGATGTTTACCAACTATTTTACCATAATCAACTTTGTAATCAATTTTTCGAGATAAGAATTTCAGCTTTTCTTCTTCTGAATCAAAATGTGGTTGAACTTCATTAAATATATCTTGTTCCTTAGGAATTTCAACAATAACACCTTCTTTTGGTTTAAGTTGCTGTTGAAGAAAGTCTGGTAACTTTACTTTCCCAATAAAACAAAGTCCTTGAGAATCTTTTTTATCGGCTGTTGTTAAACCAATTTCTGAAGCTATTTGTCTTACTTCTGGTTTTGTTAATTCACCTATAGGAAATAAAGATTTTGCTAATTGCGCTTGTGATAATTGACATAAAAAATAAGATTGATCTTTATTACCATCTATACCTGCTAACAATTGATAAATGTCTTTCCCATTTTTTTGAATAGTTCCTTTTCTGCAATAGTGTCCTGTAGCAACATAATCTGCTCCTAGATCTAGAGCTATTTTCATAAAAACATCAAACTTTATTTCTCTATTACAAAGCACATCTGGATTTGGTGTTCTTCCTTTTTCATATTCATTGAACATATAATCAACAATTCGTTCTTTATATTGCTCACTTAAATCTACAGTTTGAAAAGGGATACCTAATTTTTCTGCAACAAGCATGGCATCATTACTATCATCTAACCACGGACATTCATTAGATATAGTCACAGAATCATCATGCCAGTTTTTCATAAACAAACCAATAACCTCATACCCTTGCTGCTTTAACAAATATGCAGCAACACTAGAGTCTACGCCTCCAGAAAGCCCAATAATAACGCGTTTCATTTTAATAAAATTAGTGTACAAAGATACATATAATTACAAGATTTCATATAAATCTGTAGACTCGAAATCATAGGTAAAATAATATTTTGTTTACTTATTTTAAAAAAAACTTAAACAAAATTTGGTTTTTTGTTTAAGTTTTTTATACTTTTGTTAAACAAATTTAAAAACCTTTAAAATGAAAACATTAACAGCTTTAACAAAAACTTTATTACTAGTTATGATGGTATCACTATCATTATCTTGTAATAATGATGATGACAACACAGTAATTGTTGATCCAGGACCAACAAATTCTATTGTAGAACTTGCACAAGCAACACCTCAATTATCAAGCTTAGTATCTGCTTTAGTAAAGTATCCTGACCTTGTAACCCTTTTAAGCGAAAGTGGAACTTACACCGTTTTTGCACCAGATAATGATGCGTTTGCTGCACTATTAACTGCCATTGGACAAACTTCTATCGATGATATTCCAGAAGATGTATTAAAGAATGTTTTACAATATCACGTATTTACAGCAGCTGCCGTAGAAGCTAGTGCTGTTACTACTGGCCCAATCACTATGGCTAATGGTGAAGAAGCAAATTTAGTTGCTGATAGTAATGGAGTTTCTATTAGTGGTGCAACAGTTACTACAGCCGATGTAGAGGGAACAAACGGTATTGTTCATATTATTGATAGTGTTATAGTTCCACCTTCTATATTACCAATAGTTGGTACTATTGTAGCTCCTGCTTATTTTAACAAAGATTTTACAACGCTTATAGCAGCGGTTCAAGCTGCTAATACAGACATCTTAGGACTACTTTTAGGGAATGGTCCTAGTGATGAAGGATTAACTTTATTTGCTCCAACTAATGCTGCTTTTGAAGCTGCTGGAATTACAGATGTAAATGGAGCTGACGCTGTTTTAGCATATCATGTTGTTGATGGAACAGTTATGGCTTCAATGCTACCGTCTACAACAGGTGCTGCTGCTGGTGTACCTACATTGGGAGGTGAAAATATTTATATAACAAATGCTGGTGGAGATGTTTCAATAAATGGAACAACTACAGTTGTAGCAACCGACATAGTTGGTTCTAATGGTGTAGTTCATGTTATTGATAGAACTTTATTACCACCAACGCAAACAATAAACGAAATAGTAGGTGATTTTGCTGGTGGTGATCCAGCTGAATTTACATTGTTGGCAGCTGCTTTAGCTAGAGCTGGTTTAGCAGACTTTTTTGCGGGTGATGGTCCATACACAGTTTTCGCGCCTGTAGATGCTGCTTTTGAAGCTGCTGGCTTAGATTTAGCAACAATAAATGGTGCAGAACCTTCAGTTGTTGCAGGAATACTAACACATCATGTAGTTCAAGCAAATGTAAATGTATTTTCAACAGATTTAGTTGATGGTAATGTAACTATGTTAAACGAGCAAGATGTTACCATTAGTTTAGGTGATCTAACTGTTCAAGACGCTTCAGGATCTGATCCTGCCGCAGGTTTAGTACCAAGCCTATTAAATGTTTTAGCAACCAACGGTGTTGTGCATGTAATAGATAAAGTTTTACTACCTAGTGAATAAATAATTAAAAAAACAGCGGCATAAATAACATGGTGGTTCAAGCAACTTTAAACGATACATACAATTTACAGGGCATTATCGCTGTTGATGTAATATAAAAATTGTATAACCAAAAACTATCTTTAAAGTTGCGACCCCACCATAAACATGATTTTAGATTATACTTAATAATAGTTAGTTTGGTTTGTTGATTGTAGGCAATATAGTTCGACTAAAAATTGTCTATGAAAAAGGGCTCCTTAAGAAATTAAGGAGTTTTTTTTATGTATTTAGGTTTATAAGTAAAATCCTTTTCTTCAACTAGTTTGTTATTTTCATAAAACTTCCAAATACCATGTTTCTTTCCTTTTTTATAAAAACCTTCGGTAATTAGCTCACCTTTTGGATTAAAAAACTTTGCTTCTCCATGCAGCTCGTCATTCACATAATTAAAGGATTTTAAAACTACATTTTTTTCAGAATACCATAAAGAAGAACCTTCCAGTTTACCATCTACATAGTTTTGTTTTTCTGCTATTTGTCCGTTTGGATAATACACCAAACGCTCGCCATTTAAATTACCATTTGCATTATAATGCTCGATAGTTAAAAGCCTATCAGAATTTTTTTGGTAGTATTTCCAAGTTCCTATGTAACGTTTTCCATTCATTTGTCCTTCGCTAATAAGTTTTCCATTGGAAGATAAAAACTTTACTTCTGCAATATTATCATTCTCATTAAATTGCTTAGTAGCCGTTAAGACAGCTTTATTTTTTATGTTTTTATAAAATTTAAAAAGCCCAACTTCTTTACCGTGTAAAAACTCGCCTTCGTA containing:
- the mnmA gene encoding tRNA 2-thiouridine(34) synthase MnmA produces the protein MKRVIIGLSGGVDSSVAAYLLKQQGYEVIGLFMKNWHDDSVTISNECPWLDDSNDAMLVAEKLGIPFQTVDLSEQYKERIVDYMFNEYEKGRTPNPDVLCNREIKFDVFMKIALDLGADYVATGHYCRKGTIQKNGKDIYQLLAGIDGNKDQSYFLCQLSQAQLAKSLFPIGELTKPEVRQIASEIGLTTADKKDSQGLCFIGKVKLPDFLQQQLKPKEGVIVEIPKEQDIFNEVQPHFDSEEEKLKFLSRKIDYKVDYGKIVGKHQGAHYFTKGQRKGLAVGGTVEPLFVIDTDVEENVIYTGQGKEHPGLFKKALFVSNEELHWVREDLALNTDETMQVKARIRYRQALENATLHKVGSGLYVEFEEFQSAITEGQFVAWYKDDELLGSGVIS
- a CDS encoding fasciclin domain-containing protein, whose amino-acid sequence is MKTLTALTKTLLLVMMVSLSLSCNNDDDNTVIVDPGPTNSIVELAQATPQLSSLVSALVKYPDLVTLLSESGTYTVFAPDNDAFAALLTAIGQTSIDDIPEDVLKNVLQYHVFTAAAVEASAVTTGPITMANGEEANLVADSNGVSISGATVTTADVEGTNGIVHIIDSVIVPPSILPIVGTIVAPAYFNKDFTTLIAAVQAANTDILGLLLGNGPSDEGLTLFAPTNAAFEAAGITDVNGADAVLAYHVVDGTVMASMLPSTTGAAAGVPTLGGENIYITNAGGDVSINGTTTVVATDIVGSNGVVHVIDRTLLPPTQTINEIVGDFAGGDPAEFTLLAAALARAGLADFFAGDGPYTVFAPVDAAFEAAGLDLATINGAEPSVVAGILTHHVVQANVNVFSTDLVDGNVTMLNEQDVTISLGDLTVQDASGSDPAAGLVPSLLNVLATNGVVHVIDKVLLPSE
- a CDS encoding toxin-antitoxin system YwqK family antitoxin, translating into MKIVYSFLIFLINYSFIFAQDINQFDASGKRHGIWKKNFDETKVLRYEGEFLHGKEVGLFKFYKNIKNKAVLTATKQFNENDNIAEVKFLSSNGKLISEGQMNGKRYIGTWKYYQKNSDRLLTIEHYNANGNLNGERLVYYPNGQIAEKQNYVDGKLEGSSLWYSEKNVVLKSFNYVNDELHGEAKFFNPKGELITEGFYKKGKKHGIWKFYENNKLVEEKDFTYKPKYIKKTP